DNA from Gavia stellata isolate bGavSte3 chromosome 16, bGavSte3.hap2, whole genome shotgun sequence:
aaaaaagcacaggggCAGGACGACCAAACACCTGGCAAAGGGATGCTGGTTGACCATGATGCTGGCCAGAGCCCTTGAGATCCCTCGGCAGCTCCGTGGCCTGCCCTGCACTGATGCTGTGTGCTGGACCCCCGGGACAGGGACAATGGTTCTGGCCCCAGTGTCCCCCTGCCCTGTGTTGAGAGGGGAAAGAGCAACTGGCCTGGCAGGGAGGCAGGTACGGCCATGCCCTGTACACCAGGTGGGCTCAGAAAGCTGCCTCCCTCCTGTGTGGCCCCAGGGTGCAGCCACTGTCTTTGGCAGCACTCCCAAGCCGCAGCCTGGGGAGTGATTTTCCCCATGGAGTTTGGTCCTCCATGGAGATACCCCTTGCCCGTGTCTGATCACACCTTCTTGGTGGCTTTTCTGCTAGAGAACGGGGAGTCCAAGCATCCTAATGGAGAgtaggagaaaggagaaaaggataAATGCTGGCAAGGTGAATGCACAGCTAGAAGGAGGCTGATCAAACAAATGAGGAGAGATTTGTTAAGGCCATAAAAATTCCAAGGAGGAGCAGGGTTACCAGTAAGTCCTATATTGGGCAAACTGGGAAGTTTAATGAAGTGTATTAGAAGGAAGAGGGACAGGATCCCTGGGTAAATGCAGAGTAGCAGGAAGAGCTACTAGCCTTGGAGGGCAGTTGCCACAGTGACCCAGAGCAGGTACCAAGGATGGGAGCTAGCATCGCTGCCATGCACGAGTTCACCAGCGACTCAGCAGCAAGCTGAGGGGCAGATTTTACTGACAACACGCAGCGGGTCAAGACAGGTCCAGACTGCAGAGCTGCTAGAGCTCACTTGGTGCCGAGTGACTCAGCAGGAGTCTGGCAGATGAAACACAGCATCGGTGCATGCATTGTAGCAGGAAAAACCCGAGGCTGACTGTACTTCcccaggagcagagccaggaaagAGGCTCTGGAGTCCCTGTAGGCAGGgctttaaaagcagcagctcaatGCTCAGCCACCATCAGAGGGTAAATTAGGGAGACCCAGGTGAGAAGCATTGCTCCGCCAACACCTCCATCCACGGCTGTGTTAGCAGGAGCAGTGTGTTCCCTCCTCCAAGGGTCCAGGGGCAGAGGCCTGTCTGCCTGGAGATGTGGAAGGAGATGAGTGCAATGTGAGATGGAGGGATTCAGGGCTCATCAGCCCGGAAAAGAGGTGactggaggaaggggagagagtCAAAATATATAATGACTcacacagacattttcaagCACCTCTTcacaacaaaaggaaatattcaTTTGTCCCATGGGAAGTGATGCTCTGGACCccacatctgctttttttctgctcagttttctgctgttttccagacTTAAATCAACTCCAGGGGGAGTTAAGTGAGCCCAACATCCCTGCAAATGCTGAGCCTGGGAGGAGGTAGCCAGGAGGAAGGGGTGCAGAAGGCCAGCATGGACAGGACCTCTCCGTCTTGCAGAAGCCTGCTGAAAGCTGGGAGTATCTAATAGGAGAAGGGACACTGTCCTGCCCTTATGGCCACTTCTGGGCCCGGCTCTGAGGCCAGGAAGACCTTTGGGCTGATGCATGCTGACTGCTTTCCTGATGCTGCACTCAGTATACCTTGTTGTCTTCATCCCTGATTGTGTAGAGGCTGTGTTTGTAGACCCTTTTTTTGGTGCCAGCTCGGGTCAGGGTGGTTTCAGTGAGGTCTGCCAGGTACTGGATGTTGCTGTCAGCTTTCTCCAGGTCATCATAGATTTCACAGCTCAGAGGGACCAAGATGTGGAGCTTCCAGTTATCCCTGCGTACCAGCACATTGGGGTTGGCTCTGCTGAATTCCTCCATCGACTTTTTCACCCCTGGTGGAAGACAGCATCGGGCAGAGGTGCCTGGTGTGAGTACAGCTGCTTTCTACCTTGCTCCCCATTTCCCTGCTAACACTATAAAAGTGGGAGGATTGTTATTAGGAGCTATTTCTATCTGTAGGCATGATAATACAGGGAAACAGCTACGTACGTGGCAGGACTATTTTTAGGTACCCAATGTAATAAGACCAGGCAAGCCCATGAGCGACGTTCTGCTTGGACCTCTCAGACATCTCAGACATTTCCACTGCCGAGGGCTTCtgcagggggaaggaaagacAGACCAGTGGTGATGAAAGCAGCCACCTGGGCTCTTCTGCAACAGTCGGTTCTCTACAGGGATTGGAGAGCAGCCGCCCTCTCCAAAGAGATCTGGAGAGTGAACAACCCTGCTGTCCCCTTCCACCACCACGTCCGGCAATGGGGCCGAGTCCTCAGTGGCCCACATGGCCCCTGCAGATGAGGAAGCTGATGCGGGAGTGAGCCAGACATGTTTCTGGCTGCATCCTCCATTTGGATTGTGTGTCCCAGTGCAACTTGTGCATCTGTCCAGTGCTTCCAGCATGCAGGATGAGACATCCCAGCGCCTGGTGGTGGGATTTCCAGGGCCACCAGTGGCCCCTGCCAGCTCTGTGTGTTTATTTAGGTGGAAGTGGGTGTTGAAACCCCACAGGCAGCTGACATCTGCGCTCCCTGAAGCACCCTTCTGTAGCCTGCGTGACCCCTCTCCCCTTCTAGCTCTGCTGGGGTAAAGCAGAGCCCTCCCAATGCTGCAGAGGTACCTGGAGCTTGGCTCTGCCACCCACAGGATGCTTGATAATTAACCCTTTAGAGACCACACAGGCTACCCTTTCCCCCTAAGCACCAGCTTGATTGACAGGTTTAAAAATACCCTTGTTTTTTGTGTcagcagggctctggctgcagcagggctgctgccagtGCCCGGGGCAGCTCTGGTCATTAAAAGGCAGCGTAGCCCTCCTGCCAGTGCATGTGGCAGCATGGGGCTGAGGAGATCAGCTCTTCGGGGCTGAGCTAATGAGAGCGTTTCTCCCGCTGCGGGGCTGCGTGCGGGTGGGCTGTACATGCAGGGGTCGCAGACAGCCAGGCCACTTGCCCCCACGACCACTCAGGGCTGCTGTGCTCCCTGGGGTGCCTAGCCAGGCTAGAGGTGTTGGTGCCTTACGTGAAGCCCCAGAGCAAGGATGAGGAGCTGGCACAGGCTGGCCAGGCCGAGGTGGAGGCCGAGTGGCTGCCCATCTCCATCAAGAAGAGCCACGTAGGCTGAGCCACAGATGAGAAGCATGGGCCCATGCCAGCGCAGGGGGAAGCAGGCGCTCAGGGCCCTCCAGAAGCTGCCATGGTGCCtgggtgggagagagagagacaggagaCAGGCTGGCGGCCGCCTGCCCGCCATCCCcatctgcagcccatggagcacTGGCCAGGGGATGCTCCAACCTCCCTGCCAGTGCTGCTGACCTTCTAGAGAAGTAGGGAGCCAGGGGAGCCCTGTGGGACCCTGCTCAGCACACCCTGCGTGCCCCCAGCCAAGAGAGGGCTTGGGTCTCTTGCAGCACCCATGAGTCTCAGAAGGGAGCAGATGCAATGTTGCCCTGGACAGCAAGGGGAGATTATCTCCAACAGCCCTGTGCCCTCTGGCACTGGGCAGtgggggcaggctgggggctgaGATCTCCTCCCCAGGTAAAGGGTACACTAGGGAGCTACcacagagaggagagggagaggtcCATAGACATGtggaggagctgggcaggcaggagaagggagaggaggacgAGCTGAGAAAGGCACAAGGCTGATGGACAGCAGCGtgtgctgccagggcacagcaGAGCATTGCTACAGAGGGTAGGCATAGGGGTAGAAACAAGGAGCAGATCCCTCCTGACACCCAGAGGCTGCTATGCTCTTGTCCTCAGGGTGTTCCCAGGAGCCCAGGAGAAAGCCTCCCTCATGCTGGCTCACCTGGATTGGAGGTGGAAGATCTCCTCAGCCAGGTAGCAGGTGCCCTTGAGCAGCACTCCGATCTGCAGGGCCACAAAGTGGGAGGTGAGGCTGCGGGCAGTGGGCACGAGGGGCTCCCCGGCGAGGTACAGTGCTGCGGCACACAGAGCCAGGAGCAGATACGCAGCACACTGCGCTCGCTCTCCCCGGGCCTTGGGGATGAGCAAAGCAGTGGGGTGGCTCGGCCGCCATGATTCCTGAGACATCTGTGGCAGAGGAGAGGGTCAGCAGCAACTGTTGTCCCCAGTGcccacagcagcagtgtggggAGTGGAGAAGCGGGCAACATGCACAACCAGCGCTCACCAAGCACCCCAAAGCACACAACAGAGCCATCCCTTCCTTTGCATGCCGCTGAAAGGCAGCTGCTTCTGGGGAGGTTCCCTTGCGCGCTGCACAGGCCACCTCAGGGCTGCCCCCCATGCCCAGATGGACTTGGCAAGACAGACCCTGGCTGGCCACCCCACTCCCGAATCGATGCCAACCCCACGCCAGCCCTCCCTGCTTCGCAGTCACGGGGCCATCACTCCTCTTGCTGCACTCACCGGAGCAGTTACCCGCCACGAGACCGGATGCCGCCTGGCTTTTCTGCACTGTGGTTAACGGGCTCTGTGCTCCAGCCTGCGCAGCCGCGGCTCTTTCTGGAGGCTGCTGCCGCAGCGACCCAGAGCCCCTGCACCGTACAGGCTTCTGGTGTCACGGGTAGGGCCGCACAGTTGCCAGCACcgacaaaaatgaaaatgaaaggagcCATcgcagctgcaggcagctttcAGAAAGCACCAGGGCCCTCCCACACAGGGCATCTGTGAAGTCTCACAGCCTGCGGGAAATCCAGGCACTGGGCAGCGCTGGGTGGATGTGGCAGGTTTCGACATCCATGAGCTTACACCTCCGGAAAGCCCCAAGATACTGTCAGGTCATAGTGGGGCTGAGCCAAGCTGGAATGAGGAAGGAAACCAGAATTTATTGAGATTTAATTTAATAAGTGCAGCAGATTTCAAAGAGTGTATTTATTAAGTGCAGCAGGTTTCCAGGGGCAAAACAGAAGCAATTTCCTTCTAGCAGAGAGGGTGACTCATAGCACCCTGGATCCTCCCACCACGCAGCTCTGGAAGATGCTGGCTCAGGAGGCAGTGCCCGTGGACACTGGTGACACAGCAAGGGCTTCCCACAGCTGGGCTCTTGCTGGCCAGTAAGGCCCTCAAGCCTCTCAGGTCCCTGGTCCTACTGACCACAGAcccagagcagcagaggtaCTCAAGGCCTTCTTTGACTCAGTTGTTATTGCTGAGGTTTGCCTTCAGGCCTCAGACCTAGGTCCCTGGTCCTAGCAGCCAAGTCTGCAGCGGTGAGGCATTACCCATCCTAGAGGAAGACTGACTTAGGACACACTTGAGCCATCTGAACATACACAAGTCCGTAGGACTGGGTGGGATGCACTCGAAGATGCTGGGGGAGATGGCTGATGCCATGGCAAGGCTCCTCTGTGATGTCTTTGGAAGATCATAGCAATCAGGAGGTTCCTGATGAGTGGGAGAAGGCAAACATCACACACAACTTTGAGCAAGGCAAGAAAGAGGGCTTGGTGAACTACAGCCTGCCCAATGTCACCTctgtccctgggaaggtgatggagcaaatcCTTCCAGCAATCTCTGCCAAGCACCTGACAGATGAGAAGGTAACAGCCAGCAGGGATTTACAAAGGGCACATCGCACCTGACCAACCTCAGTGCCTTATGAGATGAGATAACTGACTGtgtggatgaggggagaaccttcacttcagcaaagctttcagcatGGTCTTTCATGGCCTCTGTGTAGGCAAACTGGGTAGATACAGGCTGGCTAAGGGGGTGACCATCCAGAACGTGCTCTGGGTCCAATTGCTTTCTGCCCAGAAATGCCTGTGGatgcagggaggctgccagggGACTCTCGCAGTCCCCGCAAATCCGCAGGCACCTTAGCTAGGGTCTCCGCAGGTGGCAGCGGGCACACAGCACAAGGATCTTGATTCAGACATGCCCACAGATCACATTTAATTCAAGCATTTGCAAACCCAgagggtgggaggaaggaataGATGCCCAGAGAGACTGACAGCATGCTACTTGCACTTATCTTAAGGTTACTTGAGTCTGTTTCGGTGGTACCTTAGAAACCCCAGCAAACCTGCTTTTTACAGGGCATTTGACCTGTGTTCCTAGCCTGGGAAGGGGTTGTGGATATGGCCAATGCATTGTTTGCTTCTTTAACACAAAGGTTGGCTAAAATATCAAGTGAATCACTTCCTCCTCCTGCGCTGGGTTGTCCCTGGTGGCCGGGCCTCACTGACCAGCTCCGGCTGGCTCCTGTCGTGCAGTGGAGGAGGCTGCCCGGCTCCCCAGCCCTCTTCTCGCGGGTCCCTGAGCAGCTGGGTGGCTCTCCTGCCCATGGAACCTGTCCTCTTGCTTTCAGTTCTACCTTCAGCACACTAACACCTGTGgtatttctgtctctttcacTTCTACTCTGAGCCTGCCTTTGCCCCACGGCCCCAGACCCGCCTCGTATGTAGCTGTTGCCAGGGTGCTAATTGcaataaaaaagcagcatggaaGAGCCATTTTGTCTGCCAGAGCCTGCAGAAGCAGACgacagggctggagggaggtgAGGATCACAGCAAAGAGGAATTGCACCTGCAGCTTGCAGGCCAGCTGCAGACGGGGACAAAATGAGAGCTCCTATGCTTTCAACCATATCGCATCACTTCCACACCCCTTTGCTCTTGAACAATCCTCCCAGCCACTCCGCAGCCTTTCCAGGCTCCCTGCCATGCTGCAGATGGGACTGTGCTTGTGGTGCGCAGCTCggagcagagctgtggtgcCTGGTCCAAGAGCCAAGCCTAAACTCCAGGAATGAGATTTGAATGCCTCCAGTGGAGGCTGGACGTGTGTGACATCTGAGCTTGCCTGGGAATGGAAagcccagtgctgcccagcgcttCTGCACAGCCAACAAGAAGCAGGAGcaccaaagctgctgctttgtccTCCCTGGCCTTTTGTCTAGCCAACAATTTGCGTTTCCAGATTGTGCCTTGATTGAAGttgtctttttctctgcttcctgttATTCCCTCAAGGGGAGGGAACAAGAAGTCATGCATGACGCCAAAAGATTTTAGATGCATAAAAAACCCGGCAAGCAACCTCCCCAGACCAGTGCCATGGCATTTCCAACTACGGTACTGCTGACACCTCTGTTTGAGATTTAGTTGGACAAAGAAATCAACTTTCTGTAAAGCAATCTATAAAACGCACCTACACTGCAGACCCTGCTGAGATTAGCAGTTTCTCACCCTAGAGGTTTTTAAACCACTAGTGTGACAGGCATTGTAGAAAGGCCATGTGCCATGGCCTTTTACTAACCACAGAGCAGCATGTGCATCAGCTGGTGCTTACTCATGAAAACTGCCATGTGTGGCACAGATGGATGCACGGGGCATCCTCACCTTCCCCGAGCCCCATTTCTTGGGCCATGTGCCATCTTGGGCAGTGTCCCATCAATGCATCCGTGAGATGCTCCTGATGCAGGCAAATCACAGAAAAACCACCTCATTATGTCATTGGAGTTGTCCATGGTCACCAGCTGGACAACTCATCAGCACCAAACCAGTTAGTACTAACCTCCCACTCCAGCCTGGGCTTGCTGGTTtccacactgctgctgtgctgttgtGAGTGGAGAtgggccagggccagggcagctCTGCGGCTCGGTGTTACCTGGGTGCCTGTTCTTAGCttctgcagcctgctctgcctcACCTTTTTGGGCACCCGAAGGACCCTATGACATCCCTCTGAGCAGCCGCTCTATTTGTATACGCCTGGGCAGAGATGTAGGAGCTTGTGGTCCAAACTGACTGTCCAAACCACCCATGGTTTAATCACTGTCCAAATGCAGCAAGAACTAAGCTGTCTGCTGAGCTGGCAAAGGTGCTTGCAAGGGCagggaatcatagaatcatatgaatcatagaataccaggttggaagggacctcaaagaTCATCCGGTCCAAACTTTCTCGTCAAAAGCACAgtctagacaagatggcccagACCTGTCCAGCTGAATTGTAAAAGTGTTCAACGttggggaatccaccacttccctggggagattattccaatggctgattgttctcattgtgaaaaattttcctctcgTGTCCAGTCGGAATGTCCCCAGGAGTAACCCCTCATCTTTCCCGtgtgactccttgtaaaaagggggtctccatcttctttgtagccacaCTTTAAATCCTGGAACATGGTGATAAGGTTtcccctaagccttcttttctcaaggctgaacaaacgcagttctctcagcctttcctcatatggcaggcttcccagtcctttgatcattgtggcccttctctggaccctctccagcccGTCCACATCTTTTTTGCACAGCGGGGaccaacactgaacacagtattccaggtgtggcctgacaagtgctgagtagagtgggataatgacttctttatctctgctggtgatgctcttgttgatgcaacccagcatcctgttggctttctttgccgCAGCAGCACGCTGGTCATTCATATTGAGCTtcttgtccaccaggacccccaggtccctttccacagagctgcttcccagccgggcagatcccagcctgtgctgcactcctggattatgttttcccaggtgcaagaccttaCATCTATCTTTGTTGAACTTCGTAAGGTTTCTGttagcccactcttccagcctatCCAGGTCTTCCTGCAGGGTGTCTCTCCCTTCTGAAGTGCCCGCTTCCCCACTCAGTTTGGTATCATTAGCAAACATCATCAGGGTACACTtgatcccatcatccagatcacttaTGAAGATATTAAGCAGTGTTGGGCCCAATACTGATCCCGGGGGGATCCCACTTGTGTCAGGCtgccagtttgaaaaggagctaTTTACCACCACCCTCTGGGTGCGGCCTGTCAGCCAGTTCCCCACCCACCGCACAGACCACTTGTCTAGAACGTAACGCATGTTTCtctaggaggaggctgtgggaaacggtATCGAAAGCCTTGGAGAAACCCAGGTAGACAAAGCCCACCACTCGCCCCACATCAACTGAGCAGGTTACTTTGTTGTAGAAGGCAATCAGGTTTGTCAAGCATGATTTGcccttcataaatccatgctggctTTTCCCAATCACGTGCTTCATTTGGCTTGTGATAGCCCCCAAGAGGATTTGTTCCATaactttcccagggactgaagtaAGATTGGTAGACCTGTAATTTCCTGGATCCTCCTTTAAGCCCTTCTTTTAGACGGGGGTGGCATTAGCCTCCTTCCAGTCTTCTGGGATGTCCCCCGATCTCCGCGACTTCTCAAAGATTATGGAGAGCGGCCTCACAAcgacatcagccagctctcttaacacccttgggtggatatTGTCAGGGCTCATTGATTTGTAGGGGTCAAGCTCCTGTAATAGTTCACATACCAACTCTTCCTTCACTGACAGTGGGTCTGTGTTTGCATCAACCTGGATTTTTGTTCCCACAGCCTGGGGCCCAACAGTGCTGGTAAagacagaggtgaagaaagTGTTAAGAACCTCTGCCTTTTCAGCGTTGTTGGTGACTAATTCACATCTCCTGTTTAACAGTGGGCCagtattttccttctatttctgCTTGTTGTTTACATACCTGAAGAACACTTTCTTGTAGTTTTTGACATCGCTGGCCAATTTCAATTCAAgctgagcttttgcttttctaactgCGTCTCTGCACACCCTGGCAATGCCCTTGTAGTTCTCAGCAGGTATTCGTCCACTTCTCCATCTCTGGTATGcttctcttttggttttgagcaGACTCAGAAGCTCACAGTTAAGCCAAGGGGGTCCCTTGCTCCACCTACTTCCCTTACTTTTAAAGGCAGTGAACTGTTTTTGTGCTTTGAGGAGAGCGTTCTTCAAAATCTCCCAGCGCTCGCTAGCTTCTTTATGGAACTTCCCACAGAATCCCTTCCAACTGAGCTCTGAGTGAGCTGaactttgcttttctaaaatctAAAACCTTTGTTTTAGTCCTAACCTTCAGCGTGCTCAGTAGGACCCCAAACTCCACAATATTGtgatcactgcagccaaggctatCACTAACCGAGATATTACAAAGCAGGTTTTCTTGGTTCGTGAGTAGCAAGTCCAGCAGTGCCTCATTCCTGGTTGGTACATCTAACATTTGTATGAGGAAGCAGTCCTCTGTGCATTCCAGGAACTGTATTGTTCTTCCAACAAATGTCTGGGTAGTTGAAGTCACCCATAAGAACCAGCTTCTGTTGACCCGAAGCTTGCTTAAGTGACCCAAATATTGCTTTGTTGGCACTGTCGTCTTGGTTTGGAGGTTGGTAGCAGATGCCTTCTGTAAGATCCTCCTTGGAGATGATCCCTATGATCTTGACCCAGAGGCATTCGATAGGGCTTCCACAATCGCCGTAGCTGACTTCTATACATTCAAGGTTCTCCTTAACATAGAGAGCGACAACTTCCATGTTTGGGAGCATCCAGAAGAGCTGAGCTGGCCCGTAACGCAACATAGGCTGGTTTCTAGAAGGGCCTTGGTGCACTGgttggggctggggaagggatcAGCCTCTCCTGACATCCCAATGGCCATGGGCAGAGTGGACAGCTGTAGCCAGGACTTGGTTTAGACAGGGAAGGGTCTTGGTGAAATGCCTGAGAATTTGTAATAACCTGGAAAAAAGAGTATAAAAATCCTGCAGTGACAGGAGGTGAGATCCCTTGCAGGTAGCCAGATGCTGTGAATTTGCCTGAAGTCTCCCCCACCTCTGGAGACCCACTGGCTGCTCTGTATGAGGTGCCTTAGGTATAAAGTGGATTAAGCCAAGAGctgtgcctggctgctggcactGTGGGAGGCTGAAGGAGGTTAGCAGCAGGTGCTGGATGCATGTGGCATGCCCCAACCACAAGCCAGGCCAGGAACACGGTGCTTTCCTTGGTATCTCCTGGGTAAAGGACCGCTCTCCccaagcaggcaggcagcaggcgtaacagaggctgctcctgctgcaagACGGGCACTGCAGCAGCgcttgctccttttttttttttttgcatcatgTGCTGTTGCCCTGCAAAAgccggcagagctgctggcttcAGCCGAAAGGCAGACTGCCCAGCGACAGCTTTACACCAGGGATGCCTGTGGGGACGGTGTTCGGATGCCAGGCTGGTGTTAAAAGTGGCTTTGGTCCCTTGGCTAAAAAGTGCTGCAGTTGGTGTCTTTAGTGCTGCAATTGCACCACCAGTGTACCCTCAGAGGTCCTTCACACTGACAGGGCTTGCTTTATCACCCACCCTAGCAAAAATAAAGTGCTCTGCAATATTCTGTGTTGCACGGGACTACATGAACTGGACCACTCTCTCTCTGATGCAGTGAGGAGCCATCCGTGTGCTGGGTAAAATCTTAGAGAAGCAGGTGAGCTGCTTCCTCTAGCTCCCAAGCACACGTTGTCTCTCACTTGTTCAGCAAAGCAGTTGCATTCTGGGACAAAAGAGGTGACAGTTGGGGGAGCCAGGGAGGTGTCCTGGCCGAAGGATTTGGTAATTGCCCCCTCTGTCTCCAGATTATGCAGGGACCTGACCTTCGCTCACAAGGTCCACGTGGAGATGGGACAGCTTTCCAGAGATGTGCCCAGCTTGGGAGAGCCTTTGCCTTGCCCTGACCCCAGGCTGTGACCCCTCAGCAACTATGAGTTTAAAATCCTGATGGCAGCATGGACCATCCCTTCATCCCTGGATTGTGGGGCTGCTCTGAGTGCTGCATGCCCCTTACCCATCAAGGTTCTTCCTTCCTTTGTGGTACCAGAACTTCCTGCCTAAGAGAGAGCTTTATCCATTTAATAAATGTTAGTGGATCAATCTGTGATTTATGCAGTCTTCTTTTGATCCCCTGTAAACTGTCAGCACGCGCAGTATCCTGTGGCACTGAGGCCCCAATTACACGTTGGGTGGAGAAGTcgtttttgcttgttttgaagCTGTCACAGGCTAGCGTTGTTTGGAGTGCCACTGTTCTT
Protein-coding regions in this window:
- the STING1 gene encoding stimulator of interferon genes protein gives rise to the protein MSQESWRPSHPTALLIPKARGERAQCAAYLLLALCAAALYLAGEPLVPTARSLTSHFVALQIGVLLKGTCYLAEEIFHLQSRHHGSFWRALSACFPLRWHGPMLLICGSAYVALLDGDGQPLGLHLGLASLCQLLILALGLHKPSAVEMSEMSERSKQNVAHGLAWSYYIGYLKIVLPRVKKSMEEFSRANPNVLVRRDNWKLHILVPLSCEIYDDLEKADSNIQYLADLTETTLTRAGTKKRVYKHSLYTIRDEDNKLWHCAVEYATPLQSLYAMSQDECAAFSREDRLEQAKLFYRTLEEILKGYKECADTYRLIVYEESGEAETHFLSREILWHLQQQCHEEYAMYEANQLHNPSTTLSSTELNLQISESSDLPQPLRSDCI